TAAAAATTGGCGTTGGTAACTCCGGATCCGTATCAAAAAGCTCGATTTGTTCCCCGACAATGATACCTTCCCCAGCCAATGTTTGCGAAACAGCCATGCGTGCTAAATCCTTCATATTATTATCTTTACTCAAATGTCCCAGATAGATCCGCTTCGTCGCGTCCCCAATCACCTCGCTCATCGCAATTCCTGCATCCTCATTCGAAACATGTCCTTCATCGCCCAAAATACGGCGTTTTACATTCCAAGGATAGCGTCCCATTCGCAACATTTCCACATCATGATTACTCTCAAAAAGATACGCATCCGCATTGGCAATGTGTCCTTTCATCCGATCGCTCACATAACCCGTATCGGTAATCATCACGAATTTCTTTTTACCACTATGAAATATATAAAACATCGGCTCAGCTGCGTCATGTGAAACCCCAAAAGATTCCACTTGCAGGCTACCAAATGATTTTACCGTCTCCATATCGAACTGAAACTTCTGATCACTATTCACTTCCCCAATCAGCGGTTCCATCGCCATCCACGTTTTTGCATTGGCATAAATCGGCACCTCATAACGTCTCGCTAAAACGCCCAGTCCTTTAATATGATCCACGTGCTCATGCGTCACTAGAATAGCATCCACGTCCGTCATACTACGACCAACCTCGCTAAATAGGTTCTCAATCTTTTTCCCGCTCAAGCCACAATCGACCAAAATCGTCTGATCCGCAGTCTCAATAAGCGTCGCATTTCCTGAACTACCACTAGCTAATATACTAAAACGGAGCTGATCCGTTACCTGATTTGCAATTTTTTGCTCCTGTGCAAACATTGTTCGCGCCCCCTTATAATTCCATAATCTTATTGTACAACGAAAAAAACACAAATGCACGAAAAAAGAAGGTCCTCAAGTATAAAGACCCTCTTCCAGTTTTCAATTATTCATTTCCCACAGTAGGCACTTGATTCGTTTGCACATCATTCGTGTTAATAACCGAACCTTCCAAACCATTCACTAAGAGAAATGTCGTCTTCTTATCGTGCTTCACTTCAAATGCCCACACTGGTAAATAAACATCCGAACTCGGTAAACTAACTAAATTATAATAACCAAGCGTCGTATTCAAAATCTTACTATTCTGCTTCAAATCACCATGCTGATGAAGCACTTCAAGCGCATCCGTACCAGAAATCACGTCATCCTGATTATCAA
The sequence above is drawn from the Listeria weihenstephanensis genome and encodes:
- a CDS encoding MBL fold metallo-hydrolase, yielding MFAQEQKIANQVTDQLRFSILASGSSGNATLIETADQTILVDCGLSGKKIENLFSEVGRSMTDVDAILVTHEHVDHIKGLGVLARRYEVPIYANAKTWMAMEPLIGEVNSDQKFQFDMETVKSFGSLQVESFGVSHDAAEPMFYIFHSGKKKFVMITDTGYVSDRMKGHIANADAYLFESNHDVEMLRMGRYPWNVKRRILGDEGHVSNEDAGIAMSEVIGDATKRIYLGHLSKDNNMKDLARMAVSQTLAGEGIIVGEQIELFDTDPELPTPIFTI